A genomic stretch from Corynebacterium faecale includes:
- a CDS encoding Hsp70 family protein — protein sequence MRFGIDVGTTRTIAAVVDRGNYPVVTVEDYLGDAQEYIPSVVALDGDRLVAGWEAMKLGPDDPSLVRSFKRIMSDQSVTAATPVLLGDVTRPLGEVLRAYADTVVTALRAFQSSIKDTTPIEVVLGIPANAHSAQRLLTLSAFSEAGVKVLGLINEPSAAAFEYTHRHAQTLNSKRSHILIYDLGGGTFDSSLIRVDGKDHKVIGSVGISHLGGDDFDELLAGCALNIAGRHDDAFGARAKKSLIDEARTAKEALVPQSRRLVVEVANKDVTVPVADFYDAATPLIQQSLDVMSPLIGADDLSDSEVAGIYLVGGASALPLVPRMLRERFGRRVHRSPFPGGSTAVGLAIAADPTSGFHLQERIARGIGVFREFDSGHAVSFDPLITPDTADRDVVITRRYRAAHNVGWFRFVEYTSLNADGSPGDISLISEVKVPFDPAITDVDSAEIKPFHGPEVSETLTIDSDGIASVRIEVDGGVSINHVI from the coding sequence ATGCGTTTTGGGATCGACGTCGGAACGACGCGCACAATTGCGGCCGTAGTCGACCGCGGAAACTATCCAGTTGTGACCGTGGAGGACTACCTCGGCGATGCACAGGAATATATCCCCTCAGTGGTGGCACTGGACGGGGATCGCCTTGTTGCCGGTTGGGAGGCAATGAAGCTGGGACCGGATGACCCGAGCCTGGTTCGCTCCTTCAAGCGGATCATGTCGGATCAGTCCGTCACCGCTGCCACCCCGGTTCTCCTCGGCGATGTCACGCGCCCGCTCGGTGAGGTATTACGTGCCTACGCCGACACCGTGGTTACAGCGCTGCGAGCTTTCCAGAGCAGCATCAAGGACACCACCCCCATCGAGGTCGTGCTGGGCATCCCCGCTAACGCGCACTCCGCGCAGCGTCTGCTCACTCTGTCTGCCTTCAGCGAAGCCGGCGTGAAGGTCCTCGGTCTGATCAATGAGCCCAGCGCCGCGGCCTTTGAATACACCCACCGCCACGCCCAGACCCTGAACTCCAAGCGCTCCCACATCCTCATCTACGACCTGGGCGGTGGGACCTTCGATTCCTCCCTGATCCGCGTGGACGGCAAAGACCACAAGGTCATCGGATCTGTGGGCATCTCCCACCTCGGTGGCGATGACTTTGATGAGCTGCTTGCAGGGTGCGCCCTCAACATTGCAGGTAGGCACGACGATGCCTTTGGCGCGCGCGCCAAAAAATCGCTTATCGACGAAGCCCGGACCGCCAAGGAAGCACTTGTCCCGCAGTCCCGTCGACTTGTCGTGGAAGTAGCCAACAAGGACGTCACCGTTCCGGTTGCTGATTTCTACGATGCGGCCACCCCTTTGATCCAGCAGTCACTGGATGTGATGTCCCCGCTCATCGGTGCAGATGATCTCAGTGACTCCGAGGTTGCGGGAATCTACCTCGTCGGCGGCGCCTCCGCCCTGCCCCTGGTGCCCCGCATGCTGCGTGAGCGTTTCGGTCGCAGGGTTCACCGGTCCCCTTTCCCAGGCGGATCCACCGCCGTGGGGCTGGCCATCGCCGCAGATCCCACCTCAGGGTTCCATCTGCAGGAACGAATCGCCCGCGGTATCGGCGTGTTCCGTGAATTCGATTCCGGCCATGCCGTAAGTTTTGATCCCCTGATCACCCCGGATACCGCTGACCGTGATGTGGTGATCACCCGCCGCTACCGTGCCGCGCACAATGTGGGTTGGTTCCGCTTCGTTGAATACACCAGCCTCAATGCTGATGGCAGCCCGGGGGATATCTCACTGATCAGTGAGGTCAAGGTTCCGTTTGATCCAGCCATCACTGACGTCGATTCCGCTGAGATCAAGCCGTTCCATGGCCCCGAGGTTTCTGAAACCCTCACCATTGACAGTGACGGCATCGCTTCCGTGCGCATCGAGGTCGATGGCGGCGTGAGCATTAATCACGTCATCTAA
- a CDS encoding malate dehydrogenase: MNSPKKITVTGAAGQIAYSLLWRIASGEVYGADTPIELNLLEIPEGLGGAEGVAMELSDSAFPLLHNINITTDANEAFDGANAAFLVGAKPRGKGEERAALLSNNGKIFGPQGKAINDNAADDVRVLVVGNPANTNALIAMAAAPDVPNSRFNAMMRLDHNRAISQLAEKTGRLSSEFKDVVVWGNHSAVQFPDITYATVGGEKVSDLVDNDWYVNEFIPRVAKRGAEIIEVRGKSSAASAASSAVDHMRDWIQGTETWASAAIPSTGAYGIPEGIILGLPTISRNGEWEVVEGLDINDFQRERINANVEELQAEREAVKDLL; encoded by the coding sequence ATGAATTCCCCAAAGAAGATCACCGTCACCGGAGCTGCAGGACAGATTGCTTACTCCCTGCTCTGGCGTATCGCCAGCGGTGAGGTTTACGGAGCTGACACCCCCATCGAACTGAATCTCCTGGAGATCCCCGAAGGTCTCGGAGGCGCCGAAGGCGTTGCCATGGAGCTGTCCGATTCTGCATTCCCCCTCCTGCACAACATCAATATCACCACCGATGCCAACGAGGCATTCGACGGTGCCAACGCCGCCTTCCTGGTCGGCGCGAAGCCACGTGGCAAGGGTGAAGAGCGTGCAGCGCTGCTCTCCAACAACGGCAAGATCTTTGGACCACAGGGCAAGGCCATCAACGACAATGCGGCTGATGATGTCCGCGTCCTCGTGGTGGGCAACCCCGCCAACACCAACGCGCTGATCGCCATGGCAGCAGCCCCGGATGTTCCGAACTCCCGCTTCAACGCCATGATGCGCCTGGACCACAACCGTGCCATCTCCCAGCTCGCTGAGAAGACCGGCCGCCTGTCCTCTGAATTTAAGGACGTTGTCGTCTGGGGTAACCACTCAGCCGTCCAGTTCCCGGACATCACCTACGCCACCGTCGGCGGCGAGAAGGTCTCTGACCTGGTTGACAATGACTGGTACGTGAATGAGTTCATCCCTCGCGTGGCCAAGCGCGGTGCGGAGATCATCGAGGTCCGCGGCAAATCTTCAGCAGCGTCTGCAGCATCCTCCGCAGTCGACCACATGCGTGACTGGATCCAGGGCACCGAAACCTGGGCGTCCGCCGCAATCCCATCCACCGGCGCGTACGGCATCCCTGAGGGCATCATCCTCGGCCTGCCAACCATTTCCCGCAATGGTGAATGGGAGGTTGTGGAAGGTCTGGACATCAATGATTTCCAGCGTGAGCGCATCAACGCCAACGTCGAGGAACTTCAGGCTGAGCGTGAAGCCGTGAAGGATCTGCTCTAA
- a CDS encoding TetR/AcrR family transcriptional regulator, which translates to MVNSDKGSHYPEDNGSDFTDPDTGHTATPDDVVVTALKHFSEHGFTETKLEKIAKASGMSKRMIHYYFGDKKGLYVKTIAHALVLLRPQSESMQLESSVPVEGVRKTVEAVYNCIIENPAATRLLLMENINNHGGLESAAAINDESNLLLNLDKLLMLGQDAGAFRPGISAEDVLVLISSLGYFRVSNKLSMDHIFDVDLSSESNTEGMRRLVVDTVLAFLTSNLPNPEQSSYLTTRDSLITPEQETDLYSFDSDPFEE; encoded by the coding sequence ATGGTTAACTCCGACAAGGGTTCACACTACCCAGAGGATAACGGTAGCGATTTCACCGATCCGGACACCGGACACACCGCCACCCCTGATGATGTGGTCGTGACCGCCCTCAAGCACTTCTCTGAACACGGCTTCACCGAAACCAAACTGGAGAAGATCGCCAAGGCGTCCGGAATGTCCAAACGGATGATCCACTATTACTTCGGCGATAAGAAGGGTCTCTACGTCAAGACCATCGCCCACGCACTGGTTCTGCTGCGCCCCCAGTCTGAATCCATGCAGCTGGAATCCTCCGTCCCGGTGGAAGGTGTCCGCAAGACCGTTGAGGCCGTATACAACTGCATCATTGAAAACCCTGCAGCCACCCGCCTGCTGCTGATGGAAAACATCAACAACCATGGTGGGTTGGAAAGTGCTGCAGCCATCAATGACGAATCCAACCTGCTGCTGAATCTGGATAAGCTTCTCATGCTCGGACAGGATGCCGGAGCTTTCCGCCCGGGTATTTCCGCCGAGGATGTCCTTGTCCTCATCAGCTCACTCGGCTACTTCAGGGTGTCCAACAAGCTGTCCATGGACCACATATTTGATGTTGATCTGAGCTCGGAATCCAATACGGAGGGAATGCGTCGCCTCGTCGTGGACACCGTGCTGGCATTCCTCACCTCAAACCTGCCGAACCCGGAGCAATCCAGCTATCTCACCACCCGGGACAGCCTCATCACCCCGGAGCAGGAGACAGACCTCTACTCCTTCGACAGCGACCCTTTCGAAGAATAG
- a CDS encoding AEC family transporter, protein MTGVITGFAIILSVIAVGFLLAKTGVISDDKQRLVLNRIAFYAATPALLFSVVANSDPQELLSPVIVVTFFATLATAALYCVISALFFKKDIATTAIGAAAASYVNSNNIGLPVSIYVLGTGAYVAPVLVMQMVIFAPLILAALTTGETGGSRGSKIWAAFRGSLLSPVVLASIAGLVVCLTQVEVPAAVMEPATILGGASIPLILISFGASLPSTNVLSSQPDRASAITATAIKIVGMPLIAWLIGLAFGLEGDMMYAAVILAALPAAQNVYNYAATYRRGEILARDTVFLTTFLALAGMLGIALLFGR, encoded by the coding sequence GTGACCGGTGTCATCACCGGTTTTGCCATCATCCTCTCCGTCATTGCGGTGGGCTTCCTGCTGGCTAAAACCGGAGTAATCTCTGACGATAAGCAACGTCTGGTGCTCAACCGCATCGCCTTCTATGCGGCGACACCGGCGTTGCTGTTTTCTGTGGTGGCGAACTCGGATCCGCAGGAACTGCTGTCTCCGGTGATTGTGGTGACTTTTTTCGCCACCCTCGCCACAGCAGCGCTCTACTGCGTGATCTCCGCACTCTTCTTCAAAAAAGATATCGCCACCACCGCTATCGGTGCGGCCGCGGCATCCTATGTCAACTCCAATAACATCGGGCTGCCGGTGTCCATCTACGTGTTGGGAACCGGCGCCTACGTGGCCCCCGTGCTGGTGATGCAGATGGTCATCTTCGCACCATTGATCCTGGCGGCACTGACCACCGGCGAGACCGGTGGATCACGGGGATCAAAGATCTGGGCGGCGTTTCGTGGTTCGCTCCTGAGCCCGGTGGTGTTGGCCTCGATCGCGGGACTGGTGGTGTGTCTGACTCAGGTTGAGGTACCGGCTGCGGTCATGGAGCCGGCAACCATTCTCGGTGGTGCGTCCATCCCGCTGATCCTCATCAGTTTCGGCGCGTCCCTGCCCTCGACAAATGTGCTGTCCTCCCAACCTGACCGGGCGAGTGCGATCACCGCCACCGCCATCAAGATCGTCGGCATGCCGCTGATTGCCTGGCTCATCGGCCTGGCCTTCGGGCTTGAAGGGGACATGATGTATGCGGCTGTCATCCTGGCTGCATTACCTGCCGCGCAGAATGTGTACAACTACGCCGCCACCTACCGGCGCGGCGAGATCCTCGCACGCGATACGGTTTTCCTCACCACGTTCCTGGCGCTCGCCGGCATGCTGGGGATAGCGCTGCTGTTCGGCCGGTGA